A genomic region of Thunnus maccoyii chromosome 13, fThuMac1.1, whole genome shotgun sequence contains the following coding sequences:
- the ublcp1 gene encoding ubiquitin-like domain-containing CTD phosphatase 1, whose amino-acid sequence MSVSVIIKWGGQEYSISSLSEEDTVMDLKQSIKSLTGVLPERQKLLGLKVKGKPAEDEVKLGSLKLKPNTKIMMMGTREESLEEVLAPPPENDDVVNDFDIEEEVIEVENREENLAKIARRVKDYKVEELNPPREGKRLLVLDVDYTLFDHKSCAETGQELMRPFLHEFLTSAYEDYDIVIWSATSMKWIDAKMKELGVTDNPNYKITFMLDSAAMITVHTPKRGVVEVKPLGVIWGKYEEFYNRKNTIMFDDIGRNFLMNPQNGLKIRPFMKAHLNREKDRELYKLAQYLKEIAKLEEFTGLNHKHWERYLSKRQHH is encoded by the exons ATGTCAGTGTCAGTGATCATAAAGTGGGGAGGTCAGGAGTACTCCATAAGTTCTCTGTCTGAGGAGGACACAGTGATGGACCTGAAACAGTCCATTAAGAGCTTGACTGGGGTGCTgccagagagacagaaactACTGGGACTCAAGGTTAAAG GTAAACCTGCAGAAGATGAGGTGAAACTGGGCTCTCTGAAGCTGAAGCCTAACACTAAAATCATGATGATGGGTACCAGAGAGGAGAGCCTG GAAGAGGTTTTAGCCCCTCCCCCAGAGAATGACGATGTGGTCAATGATTTTGACATCGAGGAGGAGGTCATTGAAGTCGAGAACAG AGAGGAGAACCTGGCTAAAATAGCCCGCAGAGTGAAAGACTATAAGGTGGAGGAGCTGAACCCTCCCAGAGAAGGCAAAAGGCTTCTGGTGCTGGATGTGGACTACACACTGTTTG ATCACAAGTCATGTGCAGAAACGGGTCAGGAGCTGATGAGGCCGTTCCTTCATGAGTTTCTGACATCAGCCTACGAGGACTATGACATCGTGATCTGGT CTGCTACAAGTATGAAGTGGATTGATGCCAAAATGAAG gaGTTGGGAGTGACAGACAACCCTAACTACAAGATAACGTTCATGCTGGACAGTGCAGCCATGATCACGGTACACACCCCTAAGAGAGGGGTTGTGGAG GTGAAGCCCTTGGGTGTGATATGGGGGAAGTATGAAGAATTTTACAACAGGAAAAACACCATTATGTTTGATGACATCGGACGAAACTTCCTCATGAATCCACAGAACGGACTAAAG ATCCGCCCCTTCATGAAGGCCCATCTGAACAGGGAGAAGGACAGGGAGCTGTATAAACTGGCTCAGTACCTAAAAGAAATTGCAAAACTTGAGGAATTCACTGGACTCAACCACAAACACTGGGAGAG GTACCTATCTAAGAGGCAGCACCACTGA